A region of the Mycobacterium sp. NBC_00419 genome:
CAGAGCAAGGACTATGAGGCGTCCCTGGAGTTCTACCGGTCGGTCCTGGATACGCGCATCGACGAGATCGGAACGGGTGGCGACCCTGATGCCGTCGGACCCGACCGCTACGGCCAGGTGTTCGCCGGGGAGAGCGCCTATTCGGGAATCATGGATTCGGTCAAGCTCATGCCCGACGAGGTTCCGTCGTTCTGGCAGGTGTACGTCACCGTCGACGACGTGGCCGCGACGGTGAAGCAGGTCGAGGGGCTCGGCGGGCAGTTACTGATGCCCGTCGAGGACACGCCCTACGGCACCCTGGCGGCGATCAAGGATCCGCTGGGTGCGCTGATCTGCCTCGGTCATCCGCCCGCCGGCATGGGCTGAGCCCCAATACCAACGGACCGGGACGCTCGAGGAGCTGTCCCGGTCCGCTGTGTGGAGGTGAGCTGTTGGCTCACATGAGGTTTCAGGCCAGCAGGCCGGCCGGTTCGGTGTAGGGCAGCTCGAGGTCGTGGGCGACCTCGGCATTGAGCAACTGACCCTCGTGGGTCGAGAGGCCCTTGGCCAGCGCCTGATCGGCCAGGCAGGCGCCCTGCCAGCCCTTGTCAGCCAGCTTGAGCACGTACGGCATGGTGGCGTTGGTCAGCGCGTAGGTCGAGGTGCGCGGCACCGCGCCGGGCATGTTCGCGACGCAGTAGAACACCGAGTTGTGGACGTTGAACGTCGGGTTGTCGTGCGTGGTGGGCTTGGAATCCTCGAAGCAGCCACCCTGGTCGATCGCGATGTCGACCAGAACCGAACCCGGCTTCATCTGTGCCACAGTCTCATTGGTGACCAGCTTGGGCGCCTTGGCGCCGGGGACCAGCACGGCGCCGATCACCAGGTCGGCCTGCTTGACGGCGTCCTCGAGGTCCAGTCGCGACGAATAGCGGGTCTCGATGGCGCCGCCGTACTCGGCGTCGATCTTGCGCAGGATGTTGACGTTGAGGTCGAAGACCGTGACGTGCGCGCCCATACCCCAGGCGACGGCTGCGGCGTTGTCGCCGGCCATCCCGCCGCCGATCACCACGACGCGGGCCGGGGCGACACCGGGGACACCGCCCATCAGCACGCCGCGCCCGCCCTGGGTGCGCATCAGGTGGTAGGCACCGACCTGAGCGGACAACCGGCCGGCGACCTCACTCATGGGGGCGAGCAGCGGCAGCGCGCCGTCGGCCGTCTGCACGGTCTCATAGGCGATCGAGGTGGTGCCGGACGCCAACAGCGCGTCGGTACACGGGCGCGAAGCGGCCAGGTGCAGGTAGGTGAACAGGGTCTGGCCCTTACGCATCCGGGCGTATTCCGGCTCGATGGGCTCCTTCACCTTGAGCAGCAGGTCGGCCTGGGCCCACACGTCGTCGGCGCTGGCGACGAGCTGCGCACCGGCGGCCTTGAAGTCGCCGTCGGGGATGGCCGAACCGTCGCCCGCACCGGCCTGGACCATGACGTCATGGCCGCGGCGGACCAGTTCGGACACACCGGCCGGGGTGATGGCGACGCGGTACTCGTTGTTCTTGATCTCGGTCGGGATGCCGACACGCATGATCGCTCCTTGATCGGGGTTTGGGCTTACAAGAATTGTGAAGAAGCTGCGGACTTTATTCAATCAGGATGACAAAGATTCGATAAGGTCATGGCATGGCTGAAGGATCTGCGAAATTGGCGGCTCGATCCGGGTCTGCGCCGAAGGATGTTCGGGCCGATCTCGACGACGTGGACCGTCGCATCCTGGCGCTGCTGCACGCCGATGCCCGGGTCTCCAACAGTGCCCTGGCCGACGCGGTCGGCATCGCCCCGTCGACCTGCCACGGCCGGGTCCGCCGGCTGCAGGATCTCGGCGTGATCCGAGGCTTCTATGCCGACATCGATCCGGCCGCGATCGGGCTGTCGTTGCAGGCGATGGTCTCGGTGAGCCTGCAGTCCAACGCCCGCGGCAAGATCGGCACGTTCATCGAGCACATCCGCCGCAAGCCCCAGGTGATGGATGTCTACTTTCTGGCCGGGGCCGACGATTTCATCATTCACGTGGCTGCCCGTGACACCGACGACCTGCGCGCGTTCGTCGTGGAGAACCTCAACGCCGACGCCGATGTGGCCGGCACCCAGACCTCGCTGATCTTCGAGCACCTACGCGGAGCCGCCCCGCTGTGAATGACGCCCGACAGTAACGCTGTGGCGGCTTTCGGCCCGCTTTGTCGCCGTGGCGTTACTGCCGGCCGCCCGCTTGGCCGAACCCGTCGCGCGGGCGGGTGACGCCTTGTGCTGTAGCGCGGCGGCCGTGGAGGTAGATGTAGCCGCGGGTGTGGGGTCGGGGATGTCCACGGGCCGGTGGTAGGCCTTCTCGACGATCGGCCGCAGTGCGTTGTCGAGGGCCGGCGCCAGTGGCCCGGCCCAGGCCACCAACGGCAAGGTGTCGTTGGGCACCCAGACGTAGGTGACGTTGCCGGGTTGTCCGCCCACCTCAGGGGTGTAGCGGACATTGCGGGGGTCGTTGAGGTCGACCTTCCAGTAGTCGGTGTGCGTGGTGAACATCCCGACGACGGCGTTGGCCACCGCGAGCAGGTTGGTGGTGTCGTCGGGCCAGTCCGCCCAGCCGTCGTACTGCCGGATCACCTCGGTGCCCTGGTAGGCGGTGTCGATGGGCAGCCACGGCGCCCCGGGGCCTTCGGTGGTGACCCGTCGGCCGCCGTAGGGGTTCTCCGGATTGCCGATCGACACCCACGACACCCGTGCCGGGTCCGGGGCGTTGGCCGGGTCGGCAGCCCAGTTCCGCAGGTCGGAGTAGATGACCTGGCCGCCCTGGCTATGCCCGAACAGCACCACCTGCTCGTCGGCGGGAAGCGCCGCGATCGCCGCCCGCACGTTGGCCGCGCCCTGGTCGGTGAAGGTGTTGGCCGGGAAGGCGAAGTAGTCGACGGGCTGGCAGTGGTTGGGGGAGGTGCACTGGTCGCCGCGAAGCTGCAGCGGGGTGAAGTGCAGCAGGTGCTGCATACCGACTATCCCGCCCTCGAGGGTCAGGACGGTTGCCGCGTGGCCCAGCGGTGCCGCCGCGATCAGTGCGGCACTCATCATCGTTGCCAGTGCTGCTCGTCTGCGCATCCCGACCTCCCCTCGCCGACAGTAACGCCGCGATGGCCGCAATGGTCAGGATCGGGCGACGAACTCCGCGACGATGCGGGCCAGCTCGGTGCCCTGCTGTTCCTGAACGAAATGCCCCGCCCCGGCGATGGTGGTGTGGTGTTGTCCCCGCGCTCCCGGGACATGCTCGCGGAACACCTGCTCCCAGCCCTGGGTCGCCGGATCGCCGTCGGAATAGGCTGTCAGGAAAGGCTTTTCCCACTGCGCCAGTGCAGCCATCGTCGCCCGGCCGATCGCCGCGCCCGGGTCATTGCGGGTCAGCGGAATCAGCGCGGTCAGCTGGCGCAGGCCGGCCTTGTAGGAGGGGTCGGGGAACGGCGCGTCGTAGCCGGCCAGCACGTCGGCACTCAGCGGCCCTGCGACCGCATCGATGAACATGCTGGGGGCGATGTCGGGGGTGCGGGCATACAGGGCGATGTAGTCCAGCAGCGTCTCCTGCAACAGCATCCGGTCGGCGCCCACACCGTGGTGTGCCCAGCCGAGCTTGCCGGCCAGTGCCGGGTCGCAGGTGTGCAGGATGGTGTTGGTGGCCAGGACGCGGGCGAAGCGCTCGGGTTCACGCGCCAGCACACTCAAACCGATTGGTCCGCCCCAATCCTGGACCACCAGCGTGATGTCGGTCAGGTCCAGTCCGGTCACCAGGGCGCGCGCCCAGGACACGTGCCGGGAGAAGGTGTAGGCGGTCGGATCGTCGGGCTTGTCGGAGCGGCCGAACCCGATGTTGTCGGGTGCGATGACCCGCAGGCCTGACGCGGTCAGTGCGCTGATGACGTGGCGGTACAGGAACGACCAGCTGGGCTGGCCGTGCAGCAGCAGCACCACCGGAGCGTCGGCCGGTCCGGCGTCGACGTAGTGCATGCGCAGCGGCGGCAGCCCGCGCGCCTGCACGTCGAGGTAGTTCGGCTCGAACGGGTAGTCCGGGAGACCCTCGAACCGGTCGTCGGGAGTGCGCAGTACCTGCATTCCCGCACACTAACCTGCGGCGATTAGGCTGAGCCCATGCGAGTTG
Encoded here:
- the ald gene encoding alanine dehydrogenase: MRVGIPTEIKNNEYRVAITPAGVSELVRRGHDVMVQAGAGDGSAIPDGDFKAAGAQLVASADDVWAQADLLLKVKEPIEPEYARMRKGQTLFTYLHLAASRPCTDALLASGTTSIAYETVQTADGALPLLAPMSEVAGRLSAQVGAYHLMRTQGGRGVLMGGVPGVAPARVVVIGGGMAGDNAAAVAWGMGAHVTVFDLNVNILRKIDAEYGGAIETRYSSRLDLEDAVKQADLVIGAVLVPGAKAPKLVTNETVAQMKPGSVLVDIAIDQGGCFEDSKPTTHDNPTFNVHNSVFYCVANMPGAVPRTSTYALTNATMPYVLKLADKGWQGACLADQALAKGLSTHEGQLLNAEVAHDLELPYTEPAGLLA
- a CDS encoding Lrp/AsnC family transcriptional regulator: MAEGSAKLAARSGSAPKDVRADLDDVDRRILALLHADARVSNSALADAVGIAPSTCHGRVRRLQDLGVIRGFYADIDPAAIGLSLQAMVSVSLQSNARGKIGTFIEHIRRKPQVMDVYFLAGADDFIIHVAARDTDDLRAFVVENLNADADVAGTQTSLIFEHLRGAAPL
- a CDS encoding PE-PPE domain-containing protein; the encoded protein is MRRRAALATMMSAALIAAAPLGHAATVLTLEGGIVGMQHLLHFTPLQLRGDQCTSPNHCQPVDYFAFPANTFTDQGAANVRAAIAALPADEQVVLFGHSQGGQVIYSDLRNWAADPANAPDPARVSWVSIGNPENPYGGRRVTTEGPGAPWLPIDTAYQGTEVIRQYDGWADWPDDTTNLLAVANAVVGMFTTHTDYWKVDLNDPRNVRYTPEVGGQPGNVTYVWVPNDTLPLVAWAGPLAPALDNALRPIVEKAYHRPVDIPDPTPAATSTSTAAALQHKASPARATGSAKRAAGSNATATKRAESRHSVTVGRHSQRGGSA
- a CDS encoding haloalkane dehalogenase; its protein translation is MQVLRTPDDRFEGLPDYPFEPNYLDVQARGLPPLRMHYVDAGPADAPVVLLLHGQPSWSFLYRHVISALTASGLRVIAPDNIGFGRSDKPDDPTAYTFSRHVSWARALVTGLDLTDITLVVQDWGGPIGLSVLAREPERFARVLATNTILHTCDPALAGKLGWAHHGVGADRMLLQETLLDYIALYARTPDIAPSMFIDAVAGPLSADVLAGYDAPFPDPSYKAGLRQLTALIPLTRNDPGAAIGRATMAALAQWEKPFLTAYSDGDPATQGWEQVFREHVPGARGQHHTTIAGAGHFVQEQQGTELARIVAEFVARS